A single Cupriavidus sp. D39 DNA region contains:
- a CDS encoding isoaspartyl peptidase/L-asparaginase family protein, whose amino-acid sequence MNTPVIAIHGGAGTITRAAMNAAKEAEYTAALSAVLEAGQRVLADGGSALDAVTEAVRLLEDCPLFNAGRGSVLTHAGTYELDAAIMDGATLGAGAVACVKRLRNPVLAARAVMEKSQHVLFAGEGAEAFAEAQGLELVTPDYYFTQARTDQWERARAASSMTLLDHDAATLAAEPIDPDTKFGTVGAVAVDAQGRLAAATSTGGVTNKQVGRVGDTPIVGAGCFADDVAAVSATGTGEMFIRTVAAYDVAAQMRYAGVPLEEAARRVVMEKLPAIEGRGGLIAVDREGNVTLPFNTEGMYRGFARVGEPVNVWIYG is encoded by the coding sequence ATGAACACCCCAGTCATTGCTATCCACGGCGGCGCCGGCACCATCACCCGTGCCGCCATGAACGCCGCCAAGGAAGCCGAATACACCGCCGCGCTGAGCGCCGTGCTTGAAGCCGGCCAGCGCGTGCTGGCCGACGGCGGCAGCGCGCTCGATGCCGTCACCGAGGCTGTGCGCCTGCTGGAGGATTGCCCGCTGTTCAACGCCGGCCGCGGCTCGGTGCTGACCCACGCCGGCACCTACGAGCTGGACGCCGCGATCATGGACGGCGCCACGCTGGGCGCCGGCGCGGTGGCCTGCGTCAAGCGCCTGCGCAACCCGGTGCTGGCTGCGCGCGCGGTGATGGAGAAAAGCCAGCACGTGCTGTTCGCCGGCGAGGGCGCGGAAGCCTTTGCCGAGGCCCAGGGCCTGGAACTGGTGACGCCCGACTATTACTTCACGCAGGCGCGCACCGATCAGTGGGAACGCGCGCGCGCCGCCAGCAGCATGACCCTGCTGGACCACGACGCCGCCACGCTGGCCGCCGAGCCCATCGATCCCGACACCAAGTTCGGCACGGTAGGCGCGGTGGCGGTCGATGCGCAGGGGCGCCTGGCTGCGGCGACCTCCACCGGCGGCGTGACCAACAAGCAGGTAGGCCGCGTGGGCGATACGCCCATCGTCGGCGCCGGCTGCTTTGCCGACGACGTGGCGGCGGTGTCCGCCACCGGCACCGGCGAAATGTTCATCCGCACCGTGGCCGCGTACGACGTGGCGGCGCAGATGCGCTATGCGGGCGTGCCGCTGGAAGAAGCCGCACGCCGCGTGGTGATGGAAAAGCTGCCCGCCATCGAAGGCCGCGGCGGCCTGATCGCCGTGGACCGCGAGGGCAACGTCACGCTGCCGTTCAATACCGAAGGCATGTACCGCGGTTTCGCCCGGGTGGGCGAGCCGGTCAATGTGTGGATCTACGGCTGA
- the alr gene encoding alanine racemase, which produces MPRPIHAVIHQPALANNLDVVRRCAPQSRVWAVIKANAYGHGIRRAFAGLRATDGFGLLDLNEAVLLRELGWQGPILLLEGFFQPQDVPLLEQYRLTTAVHCEEQLRMLEVARPKGPLGIQLKLNTGMNRLGFRPEQYRTAWERARTLPCVGSIVHMTHFSDADSARGIAHQLEVFDAATANLPGEASLSNSAATLWHPQAHRAWVRPGVVLYGASPSGVAADVASFGLQPAMSLHSELISVQDLQPGDTVGYGSLFKAERPMRIGVVACGYADGYPRHAAGWGDKPAPVLVDGVRTQLVGRVSMDMICVDLTPCPKAKVGSAVTLWGQGLPIDDVAMASGTVGYELMCALAPRVPVTVATLTAPEQPALA; this is translated from the coding sequence ATGCCAAGACCCATTCACGCCGTCATTCACCAACCGGCCCTGGCCAACAACCTGGACGTAGTGCGCCGTTGCGCACCCCAGTCGCGCGTCTGGGCCGTGATCAAGGCCAACGCCTATGGCCACGGCATCCGCCGTGCATTCGCCGGCCTGCGCGCCACCGATGGCTTTGGCCTGCTCGACCTGAACGAAGCCGTGCTGCTGCGCGAGCTGGGCTGGCAGGGGCCGATCCTGCTGCTAGAAGGTTTCTTCCAGCCGCAGGACGTCCCTTTGCTGGAGCAGTACCGTCTCACCACCGCGGTGCATTGTGAAGAACAGCTGCGCATGCTGGAAGTGGCGCGCCCCAAGGGGCCGCTGGGCATCCAGCTCAAGCTCAACACCGGCATGAACCGGCTGGGCTTCCGCCCGGAGCAGTACCGCACGGCGTGGGAGCGCGCGCGGACCCTGCCATGCGTGGGCAGCATCGTGCATATGACCCATTTCTCGGACGCCGACAGCGCGCGCGGCATCGCGCACCAGCTGGAAGTGTTCGACGCCGCCACCGCCAACTTGCCGGGCGAGGCCAGCTTGTCCAACTCGGCCGCCACGCTGTGGCATCCCCAGGCCCACCGCGCCTGGGTTCGTCCCGGGGTGGTGCTGTACGGTGCCTCGCCCTCGGGCGTCGCGGCCGATGTGGCCAGCTTCGGGCTGCAGCCGGCCATGTCGCTGCACAGCGAGCTGATTTCGGTGCAGGACCTGCAGCCGGGCGATACCGTCGGCTATGGCTCGCTGTTCAAGGCCGAGCGGCCGATGCGCATTGGCGTGGTGGCTTGCGGCTATGCCGATGGCTATCCGCGCCACGCCGCTGGCTGGGGCGACAAGCCGGCACCGGTGCTGGTCGATGGCGTGCGCACCCAGCTGGTGGGCCGGGTCTCCATGGACATGATCTGCGTCGACCTGACGCCTTGCCCGAAGGCCAAGGTGGGCAGCGCCGTGACCCTGTGGGGCCAGGGCTTGCCGATCGACGACGTCGCCATGGCCAGCGGCACCGTGGGCTATGAGCTGATGTGCGCGCTGGCGCCCCGGGTGCCCGTCACCGTGGCGACCCTGACCGCGCCGGAGCAGCCTGCGCTGGCCTGA
- a CDS encoding MurR/RpiR family transcriptional regulator, translating to MTNGTNGSSGNNGNNGSASISERIARALPTLTPAHQRMAEYVLGNPFRAATMRIDEFADAAAVSVATANRFAHALGFEGFPQFRAELVRGFEATLAPVEKLRTELARPATVAEVFAASLEEDVRNLEASRRALDAETCERAVEAILAAERIFVVGFGASGFLAGLLQHGLDMSCRTVISVSGAGGASTAARQLFKLQPRDLLIVIGFPRYVFDTVTIAKRARSHGARILALTDGPTSPLVPLADIALYAHTGRQLSANSDAAVLAFIEALCGAVAYRAAHAVKAAAEMTDFLLPWLHGVPPGQGREQRHDEAANGRPKAASPRRKKSSPNAS from the coding sequence ATGACCAACGGTACCAACGGCTCCTCCGGCAACAACGGCAACAACGGCAGCGCTTCAATCTCGGAGCGCATCGCCCGCGCCTTGCCCACGCTCACGCCGGCGCACCAGCGCATGGCAGAGTACGTGCTGGGCAATCCGTTCCGCGCCGCCACCATGCGCATCGACGAATTCGCCGATGCCGCGGCGGTGTCGGTCGCCACCGCGAACCGCTTCGCGCATGCGCTGGGCTTCGAAGGCTTCCCGCAGTTCCGCGCCGAACTGGTGCGCGGCTTCGAGGCCACGCTTGCACCAGTTGAGAAATTACGCACCGAACTGGCGCGTCCTGCCACGGTGGCCGAGGTGTTTGCCGCGTCGCTGGAAGAGGACGTGCGCAACCTCGAAGCCTCGCGCCGCGCGCTCGATGCCGAGACCTGCGAGCGCGCGGTGGAGGCCATCCTGGCGGCCGAACGCATCTTTGTGGTGGGTTTCGGCGCCAGCGGCTTCCTGGCCGGGCTGCTGCAGCATGGGCTGGACATGTCTTGCCGCACCGTGATCTCGGTCTCGGGCGCGGGCGGCGCGTCCACCGCGGCGCGCCAGTTGTTCAAGCTGCAGCCGCGCGACCTGCTGATCGTGATCGGCTTCCCGCGCTATGTGTTTGACACCGTGACCATCGCCAAGCGTGCCCGCTCGCATGGCGCCCGCATCCTGGCGCTGACCGACGGGCCCACTTCGCCGCTGGTGCCGCTGGCCGATATCGCGCTGTACGCCCACACCGGGCGCCAGCTCTCGGCCAATTCGGATGCGGCCGTGCTGGCCTTTATCGAGGCGCTGTGCGGCGCGGTGGCGTATCGCGCCGCGCATGCCGTCAAGGCCGCCGCCGAGATGACCGACTTCCTGCTGCCGTGGCTGCACGGCGTGCCGCCGGGACAAGGGCGTGAGCAGCGCCACGACGAAGCGGCCAATGGCCGCCCCAAGGCGGCCTCGCCACGCCGCAAGAAATCTTCCCCGAACGCATCGTGA
- a CDS encoding dipeptide ABC transporter ATP-binding protein: MAASSSQSTIVLPPQRVVAVNDLTVRFSTSERTVEAVRNLSFHVDRGETLAVVGESGSGKSVTSLALMRLVEHGGGKIATGSMALRRRNGQVLDLATADGAAMRRVRGSDVAMIFQEPMTSLNPVFPVGEQIAESIRLHQGKSRAQARAEALRMLEIVRIPEARRVLDRFPHQLSGGMRQRVMIAMALSCKPALLIADEPTTALDVTIQAEILQLIRNLQSEMDMAVVFITHDMGVVAEVADRVLVMYRGEKVEEGTSEQVFGKPAHPYTRALLSAVPKLGAMRGTDWPAKFPLVQLDQGEPVAPVPQDTVAVDASPILRVRDLVTRFDVPGGLLGRVARRVHAVERVSFDLYPGETLALVGESGCGKSTTGRSLLRLVDSQSGSIEFNGQDISHMHGSALQTLRRNIQFIFQDPFASLDPRVPVGYSIMEPLLVHKVASGKEAEQRVAWLLEKVGLSAAHASRYPHEFSGGQRQRICIARALALNPKVVVADESVSALDVSIQAQIVNLMLDLQREMGIAFLFISHDMAVVERVSHRVAVMYLGQIVEIGPRRAIFENPQHPYTKKLMSAVPIADPARRHLKREPLLEEMPSPIRALGDEPLVQPLVAVGGNAASHHFVARHAIGGAY, translated from the coding sequence GTGGCTGCATCCTCTTCCCAGTCGACCATCGTCCTGCCACCGCAACGCGTGGTAGCCGTCAACGATCTCACCGTGCGTTTCTCCACCTCGGAGCGCACGGTGGAAGCCGTGCGTAACCTGTCCTTCCACGTCGATCGTGGCGAGACGCTGGCCGTGGTGGGCGAATCGGGCTCGGGCAAGTCGGTGACCTCGCTCGCGCTGATGCGCCTGGTGGAACACGGCGGCGGCAAGATCGCCACCGGCAGCATGGCGCTGCGTAGGCGCAATGGCCAGGTGCTCGATCTCGCCACCGCCGATGGCGCCGCCATGCGCCGCGTGCGCGGCAGCGACGTGGCGATGATCTTCCAGGAGCCGATGACCTCGCTCAACCCGGTATTCCCGGTGGGTGAGCAGATTGCCGAATCGATCCGCCTGCACCAGGGCAAGAGCCGCGCCCAGGCGCGCGCCGAAGCGCTGCGCATGCTGGAGATCGTGCGCATTCCCGAGGCGCGCCGCGTGCTGGACCGCTTCCCGCACCAGCTCTCCGGCGGCATGCGCCAGCGCGTGATGATCGCCATGGCGCTGTCGTGCAAGCCGGCGCTGCTGATTGCCGACGAGCCCACCACGGCGCTCGACGTCACCATCCAGGCCGAGATCCTGCAACTGATCCGCAACCTGCAGTCCGAGATGGACATGGCCGTGGTGTTCATCACCCACGACATGGGCGTGGTGGCCGAAGTGGCCGACCGCGTGCTGGTGATGTACCGCGGCGAGAAGGTCGAGGAGGGCACCTCCGAGCAAGTTTTCGGCAAGCCCGCGCATCCCTACACCCGCGCGCTGCTGTCCGCGGTGCCCAAGCTGGGCGCCATGCGCGGCACCGACTGGCCGGCCAAGTTCCCGCTGGTGCAGCTGGACCAGGGCGAGCCGGTGGCGCCGGTGCCGCAGGACACGGTGGCGGTGGACGCCTCGCCGATCCTGCGCGTGCGCGACCTGGTGACCCGCTTCGACGTGCCCGGCGGCCTGCTGGGCCGCGTGGCGCGCCGCGTGCATGCGGTGGAGCGCGTGAGCTTTGACCTATACCCCGGCGAGACGCTGGCGCTGGTGGGCGAATCCGGCTGCGGCAAATCCACCACCGGCCGCTCGCTGCTGCGCCTGGTCGACAGCCAGAGCGGGAGCATCGAGTTCAATGGCCAGGACATCAGCCACATGCACGGCAGTGCGCTGCAGACCCTGCGCCGCAATATCCAGTTCATCTTCCAGGACCCGTTCGCCTCGCTAGACCCGCGCGTGCCGGTGGGCTACTCGATCATGGAGCCGTTGCTGGTGCACAAGGTGGCCAGCGGCAAGGAGGCCGAGCAGCGCGTGGCCTGGCTGCTGGAAAAGGTGGGCTTGTCGGCCGCACACGCGTCGCGCTACCCGCATGAGTTCTCGGGCGGCCAGCGCCAGCGCATCTGCATCGCGCGCGCCCTCGCCCTGAACCCGAAGGTGGTGGTTGCCGATGAATCGGTTTCCGCGCTCGACGTTTCCATCCAGGCGCAGATCGTCAACCTGATGCTGGACCTGCAGCGCGAGATGGGCATTGCATTCCTGTTCATCTCGCACGACATGGCGGTGGTGGAGCGCGTGAGCCACCGCGTGGCGGTGATGTACCTGGGCCAGATCGTCGAGATCGGCCCGCGCCGCGCCATCTTTGAAAACCCGCAGCACCCGTACACCAAAAAGCTGATGTCGGCGGTGCCGATCGCCGATCCGGCGCGCCGCCACCTCAAGCGCGAGCCGCTCCTGGAGGAGATGCCCAGCCCGATCCGCGCACTTGGCGACGAGCCGCTGGTGCAGCCCCTGGTGGCGGTCGGCGGCAACGCCGCTTCCCATCATTTTGTAGCCCGGCACGCCATCGGCGGCGCCTACTGA
- a CDS encoding GNAT family N-acetyltransferase, translating to MRDQRTSAAGAAGHEPVVLETARLRLRQWRAADFASFAALNADPVVMACFPAPLDRAASDAMALRCQALIAGRGWGLWAVERKDDEAFVGMVGLNEPAWALPFSPCVEIGWRLAQAYWGQGYALEAARAALRFGFEQLALAEIVSFTALPNARSRAVMERLGMVADGTFEHPAVAPDSPLRQHWLYRLPAQRWRDLPGDVCTP from the coding sequence ATGCGCGATCAACGCACTTCGGCGGCAGGTGCGGCTGGCCATGAGCCGGTCGTGCTGGAAACCGCGCGGCTGCGCCTGCGCCAGTGGCGTGCGGCGGATTTCGCGTCCTTTGCCGCGCTCAACGCCGATCCGGTGGTGATGGCGTGTTTCCCCGCGCCGCTGGACCGCGCGGCCAGCGACGCCATGGCGCTGCGCTGCCAGGCGCTGATCGCCGGCCGCGGCTGGGGCCTGTGGGCGGTCGAGCGCAAGGACGATGAGGCATTTGTCGGTATGGTCGGCCTCAACGAACCCGCGTGGGCCTTGCCGTTCTCCCCCTGCGTGGAAATCGGCTGGCGCCTGGCGCAGGCGTACTGGGGGCAGGGCTATGCGTTGGAGGCGGCGCGGGCCGCGCTGCGCTTTGGCTTCGAGCAACTGGCGCTGGCGGAAATCGTCTCGTTCACCGCGCTGCCCAACGCCCGTTCGCGGGCCGTGATGGAGCGGCTGGGCATGGTGGCGGACGGCACCTTCGAGCACCCGGCCGTTGCGCCGGACAGCCCGCTGCGCCAGCACTGGCTGTACCGGTTGCCGGCGCAGCGCTGGCGCGACTTGCCCGGCGACGTGTGCACACCCTGA
- a CDS encoding DUF2867 domain-containing protein, which translates to MRQPVTVIDVPASSLLAPSLASADFFDAYRVGLADAGQSALEIYLDMVSRTPAWVTCLMTLRNRVVALLGLKDLGNLGDVDAGKPASAYRVGDRVGIFSLLALSEREVVLGDADKHLEVKLSVCKLDPPEPAAGGQASVAVSTVVHNRNALGRVYMLFVAPLHRRIVPATMGGIGAGA; encoded by the coding sequence ATGCGCCAGCCTGTCACCGTCATCGACGTACCCGCCTCCAGTTTGCTCGCGCCCAGCCTGGCCAGCGCCGACTTTTTCGACGCCTATCGCGTGGGCCTGGCCGATGCGGGGCAATCCGCGCTGGAAATCTATCTGGACATGGTCTCGCGCACGCCGGCGTGGGTGACTTGCCTGATGACGCTGCGCAACCGCGTGGTGGCGTTGCTAGGGCTGAAGGACCTGGGCAACCTCGGCGACGTCGATGCCGGCAAGCCGGCCAGCGCCTACCGCGTGGGCGATCGCGTAGGCATCTTCTCGCTGCTCGCGCTGTCCGAGCGCGAGGTGGTGCTCGGCGACGCGGACAAGCACCTGGAGGTGAAGCTGTCCGTATGCAAGCTGGATCCGCCCGAGCCGGCGGCCGGCGGCCAGGCCTCGGTGGCGGTGTCCACGGTAGTGCACAACCGCAATGCGCTGGGGCGCGTGTACATGTTGTTCGTGGCGCCCTTGCACCGGCGCATCGTGCCTGCCACGATGGGCGGCATAGGCGCGGGCGCCTGA
- a CDS encoding disulfide bond formation protein B: MQANSRSFFLLIAAISFGLVGYALYLQHVEGYQPCPLCVMQRFAFVGIGLFSLLAAIAQNTRSLWQGLGMLSGVAGIAVAGYHVSLLLNPKASCGIDPLENWVNQLPTAKILPQVFYSDGMCTTPLPPIFGLSIPAWSLIWLFILTATLAVGMIRREKNYR; encoded by the coding sequence ATGCAAGCCAATTCCCGTAGTTTCTTCTTGCTGATCGCCGCGATTTCATTCGGCCTGGTCGGCTACGCCCTCTACCTGCAGCATGTGGAGGGCTACCAGCCTTGCCCGCTCTGCGTGATGCAGCGCTTTGCCTTCGTCGGCATCGGCCTGTTCTCGCTGCTGGCCGCCATTGCGCAGAACACGCGCAGCCTGTGGCAGGGCCTGGGCATGTTGTCCGGCGTGGCCGGCATCGCGGTGGCGGGCTATCACGTCTCGCTGCTGCTCAACCCCAAGGCCAGCTGCGGCATCGATCCGCTGGAGAACTGGGTCAACCAGTTGCCCACGGCCAAGATCCTGCCTCAGGTGTTCTACTCGGACGGCATGTGCACCACGCCGCTGCCCCCGATCTTCGGCCTGTCGATCCCGGCCTGGTCGCTGATCTGGCTGTTCATCCTGACCGCCACGCTGGCGGTGGGCATGATCCGGCGCGAGAAGAACTACCGCTGA
- the radA gene encoding DNA repair protein RadA codes for MAKPKNVYTCTECGGTSPRWQGQCPQCQQWNTLVESVAETPSTKRFQPLAASAMVQRLSEIDAADVPRFSSGIEEFDRVLGGGLVSGGVVLIGGDPGIGKSTLLLQALANLSAQRRVLYVSGEESGAQIALRAQRLGVDSPHLALLAEIQLEKIQATLEVEKPEVAVIDSIQTLFSDALTSAPGSVAQVRECAAQLTRIAKSTGTTIILVGHVTKDGSLAGPRVLEHIVDTVLYFEGDTHSSHRLIRAFKNRFGAVNELGVFAMTERGLRGVSNPSALFLSQHEQVVAGSCVLVTQEGTRPLLVEVQALVDTANVPNPRRLAVGLEQNRLAMLLAVLHRHAGIACFDQDVFLNAVGGVKITEPAADLAVLLAIHSSMRNKPLPRGLVVFGEIGLAGEIRPSPRGQDRLREAAKLGFSIAVIPKANAPKQKIDGLEVIAVERLEQAIDRVRHME; via the coding sequence TTGGCCAAGCCCAAGAACGTCTATACCTGCACCGAATGCGGCGGCACCTCGCCGCGCTGGCAAGGCCAGTGCCCGCAGTGCCAGCAATGGAACACGCTGGTGGAGAGCGTGGCGGAAACCCCTTCGACCAAGCGCTTCCAGCCGCTGGCGGCCTCCGCCATGGTGCAGCGCCTGTCCGAGATCGACGCCGCCGACGTGCCGCGCTTTTCCAGCGGCATCGAGGAGTTCGACCGCGTGCTCGGCGGCGGCCTGGTGTCGGGCGGGGTGGTGCTGATCGGTGGCGATCCCGGCATCGGCAAGTCCACCTTGCTGCTGCAGGCCTTGGCCAACCTCTCGGCGCAGCGCCGTGTGCTGTACGTCAGCGGCGAGGAGTCCGGCGCGCAGATCGCGCTGCGGGCGCAGCGCCTGGGTGTGGACAGCCCGCACCTGGCGCTGCTGGCCGAGATCCAGCTCGAGAAGATCCAGGCCACGCTGGAGGTGGAGAAGCCCGAGGTGGCGGTGATCGACTCGATCCAGACCTTGTTCTCGGATGCATTGACCTCGGCGCCGGGCTCGGTAGCGCAGGTGCGCGAATGCGCGGCCCAGCTGACCCGGATCGCCAAGAGCACCGGCACCACCATCATCCTGGTGGGCCACGTGACCAAGGACGGCAGCCTGGCAGGCCCGCGCGTGCTGGAACACATCGTCGATACCGTGCTGTATTTCGAGGGCGACACACATTCCTCGCACCGCCTCATCCGCGCCTTCAAGAACCGTTTTGGCGCGGTCAACGAGTTGGGCGTGTTTGCCATGACCGAGCGCGGCCTGCGCGGGGTCAGCAACCCGTCCGCGCTGTTTCTGTCGCAGCATGAGCAGGTGGTGGCCGGTTCCTGCGTGCTGGTGACGCAGGAGGGCACGCGGCCGCTGCTGGTGGAGGTGCAGGCGCTGGTGGATACCGCGAACGTGCCGAACCCGCGGCGCTTGGCGGTGGGGCTGGAGCAGAACCGGTTGGCCATGCTGCTGGCGGTGCTGCACCGCCATGCCGGCATTGCCTGCTTCGACCAGGACGTCTTCCTCAACGCCGTGGGCGGGGTCAAGATCACCGAGCCGGCGGCCGACCTGGCGGTGCTGCTGGCCATTCACTCCTCCATGCGCAACAAGCCGCTGCCACGCGGCCTGGTGGTGTTTGGCGAGATCGGCCTGGCCGGGGAGATCCGTCCCAGCCCGCGTGGGCAGGATCGCTTGCGCGAGGCGGCCAAGCTGGGCTTCTCGATAGCCGTGATTCCCAAGGCCAATGCGCCCAAGCAGAAGATCGACGGGCTGGAAGTGATAGCGGTGGAGCGCCTGGAGCAGGCGATTGACCGGGTTCGGCATATGGAGTGA
- a CDS encoding ATP-binding cassette domain-containing protein, with translation MIRIDQLVLQRGTKVLFDHTSVTLNPGERVGLVGANGSGKSTLFAMLRGELQADGGDVAIPPQWRTAHVAQETPAVMRSAVEYTIDGDTRLRDIEARIAAAQASGDGSAEGEAHAAFADADGYTAPARAEALLLGLGFTLAQVSQPVASFSGGWRMRLNLAQALMCPSDLLLLDEPTNHLDLDAIVWLEDWLARYPGTLVMISHDREFLDAICNVTVHIENQQLRRYGGNYSQFETLRLQQMALQQSAYSRQQKEIAHLESFITRFKAKASKARQAQSRVKALEKMERLAPVHIAAGFAFEFREPDSAPNPMMVLEGVDCGYPAPAPDAPPVTILHNLTLSIQTGQRIGLLGANGQGKSTLVKTLAASQEALAGTLRQGKGLQIGYFAQHQLETLRDHESPLQHLARLAPDTREQELRDFLGSFNFRGEMATAPIEPFSGGEKARLALSLIVWQKPNLLLLDEPTNHLDLDTREALTMALAQFEGTLIVVSHDRHLLRATTDQFLLVADGTIQPFDGDLDDYRDWLLKQAAAKRNAASATHAQEDGDTPAAATANRRDQRRAEADERQRLTQSRKPLTKELEKVEKRMAVLQQAKSEIDTFMADEASYAEANKAKLMEMLKRQGEVGGELDRLEERWLELQEQIELIV, from the coding sequence GTGATCCGAATCGACCAGCTAGTCCTCCAGCGCGGCACCAAGGTGCTGTTCGACCACACCAGCGTGACGCTGAACCCCGGCGAGCGCGTCGGCCTTGTCGGCGCCAACGGCAGCGGCAAGTCGACCCTGTTCGCCATGCTGCGCGGCGAGTTGCAGGCGGACGGCGGCGACGTGGCCATCCCGCCGCAGTGGCGTACTGCCCACGTGGCGCAGGAAACCCCCGCGGTGATGCGCAGCGCGGTGGAGTACACCATCGACGGCGATACCCGGCTGCGCGACATCGAAGCGCGCATTGCGGCCGCCCAGGCCAGCGGCGACGGCAGTGCCGAGGGCGAAGCCCACGCTGCCTTTGCCGATGCCGACGGCTACACGGCGCCGGCGCGCGCGGAGGCCCTGCTGCTGGGGCTGGGCTTTACGCTGGCGCAGGTGTCGCAGCCGGTGGCCTCGTTCTCCGGCGGCTGGCGCATGCGGCTGAACCTGGCGCAGGCGCTGATGTGCCCATCCGACCTGCTGCTGCTCGATGAGCCCACCAACCACTTGGACCTGGACGCCATCGTCTGGCTGGAAGACTGGCTGGCGCGCTATCCGGGCACGCTGGTGATGATTTCCCACGATCGCGAATTCCTCGACGCGATCTGCAATGTCACTGTGCATATCGAGAACCAGCAGCTGCGCCGCTACGGCGGCAACTACAGCCAGTTCGAGACGCTGCGCCTGCAGCAGATGGCCCTGCAGCAGTCCGCCTACTCGCGCCAGCAGAAGGAGATCGCCCACCTCGAGTCCTTCATCACCCGCTTCAAGGCCAAGGCCAGCAAGGCACGCCAGGCACAGAGCCGGGTCAAGGCGCTGGAGAAGATGGAACGGCTGGCACCGGTGCATATCGCCGCGGGCTTTGCCTTCGAATTCCGCGAGCCGGATTCGGCGCCCAACCCGATGATGGTGCTCGAAGGCGTGGACTGCGGCTATCCTGCTCCCGCGCCGGACGCGCCGCCCGTGACCATCCTGCACAACCTCACGCTGTCGATCCAGACCGGCCAGCGCATCGGCCTGCTGGGCGCCAATGGCCAGGGCAAGTCAACGCTGGTCAAGACGCTGGCCGCCTCGCAGGAAGCGCTGGCCGGCACGCTGCGCCAGGGCAAGGGCCTGCAGATCGGCTACTTTGCCCAGCACCAGCTGGAAACGCTGCGCGACCACGAGTCCCCGCTGCAGCACCTGGCCCGGCTCGCGCCGGACACCCGTGAGCAGGAGCTGCGCGACTTCCTCGGCAGCTTCAACTTCCGCGGCGAAATGGCCACCGCACCGATCGAGCCGTTCTCCGGCGGCGAGAAGGCCCGCCTGGCGCTATCGCTGATCGTCTGGCAGAAGCCCAACCTGCTGCTGCTGGATGAGCCGACCAACCACCTGGACCTCGACACCCGCGAGGCCCTCACCATGGCGCTGGCGCAGTTCGAAGGCACGCTGATTGTGGTCTCGCACGACCGGCACCTGCTGCGCGCCACCACCGACCAGTTCCTGCTGGTGGCCGACGGCACCATCCAGCCGTTCGACGGCGACCTGGACGACTACCGCGACTGGCTGCTCAAGCAAGCCGCGGCCAAGCGCAACGCCGCGAGTGCGACCCACGCGCAGGAAGACGGCGACACGCCGGCCGCCGCCACCGCCAACCGGCGCGACCAGCGCCGCGCCGAGGCCGACGAGCGCCAGCGCCTGACGCAGTCGCGCAAGCCGCTGACCAAGGAACTGGAAAAGGTGGAAAAGCGCATGGCCGTGCTGCAGCAGGCCAAGAGCGAGATCGACACGTTCATGGCCGACGAGGCCAGCTACGCGGAGGCCAACAAGGCCAAGCTAATGGAGATGCTCAAGCGCCAGGGCGAGGTCGGCGGCGAGCTGGACAGGCTGGAGGAGCGCTGGCTGGAACTGCAGGAGCAGATCGAGCTGATCGTCTGA